In the genome of Candidatus Rokuibacteriota bacterium, the window GCGCGAAAGGCCGAGGCGCCGGGCCAAACGGTCAGCCGCCTCGAAGATCGGGTCTGGAATGGAGATCGCCGTCTTCATACGCTCTAGTATAACTCGAGTTATACCGGCGCAGAGATACCCTTGACCAGCGCTCCCTTGCTCGACTTCTTTCGGTGACAACGCGCTCCACTTCTGGAAGTGGTGACGGCACCAGATGCCGAAGCGGTGACAAGCCGCATCAATACTGGCCTGTCACCGTGTCACCACTTGTCACCGCTTTGGAGGGGGCGGGAACAGGAAAGAGAGGTCCCCTCACCGCGAACCAGCCTGCTGTCTGAGACGGATCGCTCGGAGGGCTTCACCGATCATCCCGCGCGCGGCTTCGAGCCCGTTCGATCAGGACGTCCAACTCCTCATCGGAGAGAGCCTGCAGTGCCTGATCAATGCCGGCAAGCCCCGCGTGCGTCGTCAGAAGCACGGGCAGAGCCTCCTGGGCGAGCTGCTGCCGTTCGGGATCGGGCAGCGCCATGATCTCCTCGGCCAAGGCTTTCACTTTGGACTCATCCATGGGGCGCCCCTCCGTCGCTCAAGCCCCTATACCCTAACTGCTCTTGGCCTGGCGGCTTCGCCGCCATCCCGCCCACCCGGTTCCCTCGGAAACGGCGGCCGTCATCGCGCCCGCGCGAGAACCCGAAGGAACTCGGAGGCTGTCACGATGGGAATCCCCTCGTAGCTCCCCAGGGTCAACAGGTCCTGATCACCCGAGACAATATAGTCTGCATGCCCTTCGACGGCGCAGGCCAGGAACATGTTGTCGCTCGGGTCGCGCGTGACGACGTGGAGCGTCAGGCGGCCCGGCGTCAGCTCGGCGTCGAACAGGACGCTCTCGATGAGCCCGTTGAGGTCGGCGGTTGTGAGGCGAATGAGACGCTGAAGGCGAGGGGCGTGGAGGACCCGCAAGATCTCTTCGAGGATCGGTGGCGACAGGAGCAGGATGAATCGCTCGTCGCGCCACGCGGTGAACAGCCGGTCGGCGGTTCCGCCCGCCTTGATCGCCATACCGACATACTGGTTCGTGTCAAGGACGGCGCGGATCACCGCCCGCCCCGCGCCGCCCTCACCCCTTCCTCAATCGCGCGATCGAGCTTCGCTGCGGGGATGCGCTTCGTCCGCGCCTTGATGCGCTCGTAGACGTGGAAGCGTTCGGCCCGGCGCGCGCGGAGGCGCTCGTACTCAGCCGGCGGGACCAGCACGGCCATTGGCCGGCCGGCCCGCTCGATGATCACGGCATCCCCCTTGTAATAGACCTCCTCAAGAAGCTGGCCCAGCCGGTCGCGAACCGTCATTGCCGAGACCTTCCGCACCATCATCGCACCTCCCCAGATGCCAAGACTACCACAATTATGCCACTTGCTAGAAACTGCTTGTCGTGGAGAATCTCGTACAGGATGTGGTAGTCCCGACGCGGAGCTTGTAAAGTCCCAGAGCCTGCGCGAGGCCGACCAAGAGGCAGGGACGACGTCGCGGCTCCTGGAGGCCCTGGAGAAGGTCCACCAGGAGGTCGGGGAGGTGCTCACCCCGAGCGAGCTGCTCGACGCCCTCAAGGCCGGTCCGGGGTGGGACTGGCTGAAGAGCCCCAGACGCCTGGCCGGACTCCTGACCCCGCTCGGGCTCTTCCGCCAGCAGCGTCGGGAGGGCGAGCGCCGGCGGTGGTGCTACGTGCTCTCAGAGGAAACCCTGGCCGACCTCCGGGCCCGGTACCGCGCTCCGGCTGAGGCGGCGCGGGAGGCCTGAGCCATGCACCTTCCCTCTGCTTTCAGCCCTCAATCCGGTGACACGGTGACAACCCGCATGAATGCTGGCGTGTCACCGGATCGCGCAAGTGGTGACGTCACCGGATGCCGAAGCGGTGACAACCCGCATCAGTACTGGCCTGTCACCGTGTCACCGTTTCAGGGCGCGTTTTCGACGGAAAGGAGCGGCGTCTGGCGCCGCGGATCCTGAACCTGGTGGTCCGGCTCTGGGGCGGGGAGCCTGGGCCGACCCCAACGCCGCCCCAGATCGGACTGGAGCAGCGAGGGCTTACCGCCGGGTCGTCACGGAGTGGTTCGAGCTGACTGCTCGCGGCGCGGCGGCTATCCGCACGTCTCAGGGCCGCAGACCGGGGTGCAGCACTCCTGGGAGTCTGCGGCCTTCTCGGGAGTCTTCGCTGTGTCGAGGGGGATGTCAGCACAGCCACAGCCGCAGCTCCCATCGCCACATTCCTCGGTGTGGACGTGAAGGATCTGAAGGCCAACGCTCTTCCAGCTCTCGGTATTGCTCATCGCTGCCCTCCTTTCGCACGGATTTTCAGTAGTGGGGCGGAGGCGGGCGCGGGTGTTTCCGCGCACGCGCAGAGCTCCTCCGGGAGCGCCCGCCTTGTACGGCACATCTTTGCCAGGAACCCCTCAAGCTCTTCCTTAAGGAGTGCCAGCTGGTCGAGCTTCGCCCCGACATCTTTGAGCTGCTCGCGGATCAACTGCTCGAGATGAGGCCGGACCGTCGGGCAGGCGCACTCCTCCTCGCTCAGGTGGAAGACCAGCTCCTTGATCTTGGCCAGGGGGAGCCCGATCAGCTTCGCGCGCTGGATGAACTGGAGGCGCTTCAGGTCCCGCTCTGTGTAGAGGCGGTAGCCCGAGGGGCTCCGGGCCGCCCGCGGAAGCAGCCCTTGGGCCTCATAGAAGCGGACGGCCTTGACGGTGCACCCCGCCAGCCTTGCCAGTTGTCCGATCTTCACCCCACCCACCTCAGTCTCTCCTGCTTCACGATACACCCCGCCCCACGGTGGAGAGTCAAGTGAAAAGTCCTGCGCTCGTCCCGATGCTGGCGATCTTCATCGGCGGAGAATCTCGGCACCCTCACCCAGTGCTTTTGTGAGGGTCTCCACCACCTGTGGGGTGTTCTCCGCTTTATCAAGAGTGATAAACAGGTGGGTCAACTTTCCCGCCTTGTCGAAGAGTCTCTGGGCCGTGGAAAGAGGCAGGAACACCCGCTTAGCCTGGGACTCGGGATCTACAGTGAACGTGCCGATGACCCGGATCCGCTCCTTTGACCCCGGGAAGGAGAAGGAGGCCCCGACTTCGAACGGATGGGCGTGGACCATGCCCATTCCCTTAAAGCCGTAGTCCTCTCGGTAGACCTTCCCCATGATGGCGGCGTTTTTGGCCCCCTCCTTGAAGCTCCGGCCTGCCTCGATGTGTGCGGTGAGAAGCTTCCTTTCCTCTGTGACGATGCGAAGGGGCGCCCCCGCTTCGATCCCGATGACGTCGTGCGGCTCGGCCTTCACATAGAGGTAGCGTTCGAGCTTGACGACGTGCGGGATCGCCTTCACCTGCTCCACGACCCCTTCGGGCAGAGAGTCACCTCCCTTGGCTCTGACTTCGACAAGGCTCGCCGCTTCGACTGACCCGGCTATACCGAGCGTCGCCGCCACTGCCACTACCGCGGCCGGGCTTGCCAAGATGTGGCTCGCTTTGAGCAGCGCGCGCATGCGTTGCCCTCCTGCCCCGCTTCTCATCGCATTCCGCCCCTTCGCGGGTAGACAACGTCCACGTCGTCTCCCAGGCGAGCCCTGAGGGTCTCGGCCACCTGGTCCCTGACATCGGAGGCGTCGAGCGTGACGAAGATCTTGGAGACCTTCCCCTCCAAGCCGAAAAGTCTCTGGGCCGTATCCAAAGGAAGCAGCACCTGGCTGTCCCCCAGCGGGAAAGCGCTGGAAAAGATCCCCACGACCCGGACCTTCGCCTCTCCCGGCAGGGGTAACGCCCCGGCCGCCATGCCCGGCTTGACCAGGTCAATCGTAGCCCCGATCGGGATCTGCCGACGCCCAGGCGGGGCGTAGGTTTCAGCATAGCGCGTCCCGATCACCGCGACCTTCCGGCCGGCGTCCTCAGCCCCGAGCCCGCGCCCGTCGATGACTTTCACCGCGTCGACGTTATGGCAGTTGACGCGGAACGTCGCGCCCGGGAGGTTGCCCCCGATCACGAAGAAGGGGCGCTCCTTGGCTTTGTCCACGACCCCTACGAAGAGGTACGCCTCGATCTTGGCGACGTGCGGAACGTTCTGGATCTGCTCGACCAGCGTGTGGGGCAGAAGGTCCGCCCCGGGGCCAACGACATTCCCCCCGGCCGGCCTGATCTCGATGAGTCCCGAGACGTCGTATCCATCGGACGCGGATTCGCTTCCCTGTCCGGCGAGCAGGATGCCCTTCTCGCGATAGTAGCGTTCCGCCCCGGGATGCAGGGACAGGAGAGGGGTCCCTGGCAGAGCGTTTTTGGCGGTGTAGGCGACGCCCAGCGGGCAGACCTGCTGGAACTCAGCCGGGTATTCGAGGATCACCTGGACGATCCGATAGGCGTGGGCATCGTCGAGACCCTCATGGGCGATGAGGGCGTTCTTTCTCGCGATCGTCCTCACCTCTTCTTTCTGGCCGGGATAGGTCCCCACCTCGATTGTGTGTCGGCTGTACGCGGGAACCGCCGTCACGAGGGCTCGGAGCTCGGCTTCGTTCATGGACAGAAGCTTGACGTCGCCGGCCTTCGTCATGCCCGTCGGGCCGGGGGACGAGACGAGCGGGGAAGGGAGGGGGGCGACCATGAAGGCTGCGTCAACCCGGGCTGTCCTCAAGGCGTCAACCTGCTCCCTGACGGGGAGATGGATGACCTTGAGATCCTTCTGGGAAAGGCCGTGCGCCTGAAGGATCGCTGCCGCCATCGCTTTTCCGGGGCCGCCCGCCTCATCAAGGGCGATCCTTTTTGCTTTTAGCCCGTGGACCGAGTTGATGGGGGAACCCTGCCGGACGAAGAGATGCGCAACGATGGCCGCATGGCCCCCCATCAGGAAGCGGAGCCCTGACCTTTCCCGATCTCCCGGCAACGGGTAGGCCTTGGCAATCTCGGGGATAGGGACGAGCCCGAGCCCCGCCTTGCCTTGGCTGACGAGCCGCACGATCTCCTGCTCGTCGGCGAAGTCCTGAACCGTCGCCTCCACCTCGGGGATGAGCCTGTTGATCAGCATCCCCATGCCTGTGCCGATCATCAAGGGCACGCCGATCCCGGTCGCGATGGTCAGCTTCGCTTTCTGCTTAGCCTCCGCGGCATTCGATTGCGACGGGCCGGTGAGGAGCATCAAGGCGAGAGCCGAGGCCCAAAGACGGTGTATCGCCCTCATAGCCTTCCCCCTGTCAGCTCGGCCGGCTGTCCGATCTTCACCCCACTCACCTCAGTTTCTCCTGATCGCACGATAAACCCTCCCCTAACGAGGAGAGTCAAGTGAAAAGTTTATCTGGTGGCTTCGTCCGCTTCGGGCGCGTTAGGGGGTAGCCCTTGGGGCTCGGGTCTTGGTTTCAGGAGGGCCACTTCTCGATGATGATCTCGTACCGCTGGAGGTCCATCGTCCGCATGCTCGGGAGGACCTTGAGGCTCTGATGCATCTCCTCGACCTCCTTCGCCGCGTAGGCCCTCCGGAAGTGCTCCTCCGATTGCCATTCCGCATAGTTAAAGAACACGGACTTGTCATGAAGGCCCCGGTGTAATCGGGCCCGGATGAAGCCTGGCTGGCGGCTCAGGAGCGTCGCAATCCGCTCGTAGTCTTCGATGAACGCTGCCTCCGACTCCTTTGGGACCTTGAAAGTCACGAGAAACGCCACCATGACTCTCTCCTCATTCCCTCATCCGAGGGCGACGGGCCCGTGGCGGGCTGATTTGAAGGAGTGGTGCGCCTGCCAGTGGAACGCACCGCTCCACCGTGCCATCACACGATTTGTCTGCCTTGGGAACCTGGTCGGGGAGCGTCTTCTGGAGA includes:
- a CDS encoding putative toxin-antitoxin system toxin component, PIN family; translation: MAIKAGGTADRLFTAWRDERFILLLSPPILEEILRVLHAPRLQRLIRLTTADLNGLIESVLFDAELTPGRLTLHVVTRDPSDNMFLACAVEGHADYIVSGDQDLLTLGSYEGIPIVTASEFLRVLARAR
- a CDS encoding type II toxin-antitoxin system Phd/YefM family antitoxin, whose amino-acid sequence is MMVRKVSAMTVRDRLGQLLEEVYYKGDAVIIERAGRPMAVLVPPAEYERLRARRAERFHVYERIKARTKRIPAAKLDRAIEEGVRAARGGR
- a CDS encoding MerR family transcriptional regulator; translated protein: MKIGQLARLAGCTVKAVRFYEAQGLLPRAARSPSGYRLYTERDLKRLQFIQRAKLIGLPLAKIKELVFHLSEEECACPTVRPHLEQLIREQLKDVGAKLDQLALLKEELEGFLAKMCRTRRALPEELCACAETPAPASAPLLKIRAKGGQR
- a CDS encoding TAXI family TRAP transporter solute-binding subunit, which codes for MRAIHRLWASALALMLLTGPSQSNAAEAKQKAKLTIATGIGVPLMIGTGMGMLINRLIPEVEATVQDFADEQEIVRLVSQGKAGLGLVPIPEIAKAYPLPGDRERSGLRFLMGGHAAIVAHLFVRQGSPINSVHGLKAKRIALDEAGGPGKAMAAAILQAHGLSQKDLKVIHLPVREQVDALRTARVDAAFMVAPLPSPLVSSPGPTGMTKAGDVKLLSMNEAELRALVTAVPAYSRHTIEVGTYPGQKEEVRTIARKNALIAHEGLDDAHAYRIVQVILEYPAEFQQVCPLGVAYTAKNALPGTPLLSLHPGAERYYREKGILLAGQGSESASDGYDVSGLIEIRPAGGNVVGPGADLLPHTLVEQIQNVPHVAKIEAYLFVGVVDKAKERPFFVIGGNLPGATFRVNCHNVDAVKVIDGRGLGAEDAGRKVAVIGTRYAETYAPPGRRQIPIGATIDLVKPGMAAGALPLPGEAKVRVVGIFSSAFPLGDSQVLLPLDTAQRLFGLEGKVSKIFVTLDASDVRDQVAETLRARLGDDVDVVYPRRGGMR
- a CDS encoding antibiotic biosynthesis monooxygenase produces the protein MVAFLVTFKVPKESEAAFIEDYERIATLLSRQPGFIRARLHRGLHDKSVFFNYAEWQSEEHFRRAYAAKEVEEMHQSLKVLPSMRTMDLQRYEIIIEKWPS